A genomic segment from Vicinamibacterales bacterium encodes:
- a CDS encoding cytochrome c peroxidase, whose translation MSALVTSALFAACESGPTPAQLNADNPIRPNAPAPFGMEEFFAEAPQQPVPARARLGRWLFFDKRLSNDETVSCASCHRPDYAFSEPVPVPTGIGGQRGRRKRPSIVNLAARTVLPPPPNDPGPAFFWDGRATNLEEQVLMPIADPQEMGLDHRAMVARLSAIPGYRRYFREVFGSEALTTNHVAEAIADYVRTRKSGNAPFDRWSYARDARAASEEAKLGYDIFSFKGGCGMCHVGFNFSDGRFHNLGIGWDAKSQTFLDEGRAAVSHEQKDRGAFKTPGLREVSRHPPYMHDGSLATLREVVEFYNRGGVRNPMLSGRIRPLGLTHQEVDALVAFLHTLDGDGYHDRPPVHFPR comes from the coding sequence GTGTCGGCTCTGGTCACCAGTGCTCTCTTTGCAGCGTGCGAGTCGGGCCCGACCCCGGCACAGCTCAACGCCGACAATCCGATCCGCCCCAACGCACCGGCTCCTTTCGGCATGGAAGAGTTCTTTGCAGAGGCTCCTCAGCAGCCCGTGCCGGCGCGGGCTCGACTCGGTCGCTGGCTCTTTTTTGACAAGCGGCTTTCCAACGACGAAACCGTGTCCTGCGCCTCGTGTCATCGACCGGACTACGCGTTTTCGGAACCAGTTCCGGTCCCAACTGGAATTGGGGGCCAGCGGGGCCGCCGCAAGAGGCCCAGTATCGTCAACTTGGCTGCCCGCACGGTGTTGCCGCCACCCCCGAACGATCCCGGTCCGGCCTTCTTCTGGGACGGCCGCGCAACGAATCTCGAAGAGCAGGTGCTGATGCCTATCGCCGACCCGCAGGAGATGGGCCTCGACCATCGAGCGATGGTAGCCAGGCTGTCAGCGATCCCAGGCTATCGCCGATACTTCCGCGAAGTGTTCGGATCGGAGGCGCTAACGACCAATCACGTGGCCGAGGCCATTGCCGATTACGTGCGCACGCGCAAGAGCGGCAACGCCCCGTTCGACCGATGGAGCTACGCGCGCGATGCCCGTGCCGCATCGGAGGAGGCAAAACTCGGCTACGACATCTTCTCTTTCAAGGGCGGCTGCGGCATGTGCCACGTCGGCTTTAACTTTTCTGACGGACGCTTTCACAACCTTGGTATCGGATGGGATGCGAAGTCACAGACGTTCCTTGACGAAGGCCGGGCAGCGGTCAGTCATGAACAGAAAGATCGCGGTGCGTTCAAGACCCCGGGATTGCGAGAGGTCTCAAGACACCCTCCCTACATGCACGACGGTTCCTTGGCCACCCTCCGAGAGGTGGTCGAGTTCTATAACCGGGGCGGCGTCCGCAACCCGATGTTGTCAGGTCGCATCAGGCCACTCGGACTCACGCATCAGGAAGTTGATGCCTTGGTCGCATTCCTTCACACGCTGGACGGCGACGGGTACCATGATCGTCCGCCAGTGCACTTCCCGAGGTAG